The Ciona intestinalis chromosome 13, KH, whole genome shotgun sequence genome has a segment encoding these proteins:
- the LOC100181894 gene encoding tRNA-dihydrouridine(16/17) synthase [NAD(P)(+)]-like — MLKNGRYDPHKRCHIGKLKMSKGREFYERVLKSPKFVVAPMVDQSELPWRLLSRRHGAQLCFSPMYSANTFVHDHTYRNKVVQDLSSTEDHPLIVQFCSNSAENFLEASKLVEGLCEGVDLNLGCPQHIAKRGHFGAYLQEDWDLIIEIISTTKQHIGIGVTAKIRVFNEIDKTVKYAQMLETAGCDIITVHGRTREQKGPNTGLASWDHIKAVKDNVDIPVFANGNIQYYCDIMRCMETTGVDGVMVAEGNLTNPMIFQDLSTPCNVYDVVEEYFALVAQYPCPLSSARSHMFRIWARTLLIHKDMRERIGSANNIDMLKECNEVLKQRCLSEEMESPMCDMIDRSLPHWVCQPYVRPNRLPQANITVKETPDEDTHVKPSKNEMRRLLKYERKVESKRIKRKKEHERRREREKAMEKASEIQLSRFARSNLKRREVDEKMESVMRNDSHALVVCVDLSWSHSMNDKEINKLASQLGRLYGSNRKAEAPAHVYFTGFKKGTLIWNECHRKHNGFNEYKISMTDKSPIEMFNNENIIYLSPDAETALSNVEAGSVYVIGGLVDETVCKKLTLDAATEHGICTRRLPVKEFMKKSGRHKNYSTVFAVNQVFDILLKYHSAKDWVEAFKLGVPPRKGYVFNDDVITS, encoded by the exons gtgcCATATAGGGAAGCTAAAAATGTCAAAGGGACGCGAATTTTATGAAAGAGTTTTAAAATCACCCAAATTTGTCGTTGCACCAATGGTGGACCAGAGTGAGTTGCCATGGCGATTGTTGTCAAGGAGACATGGGGCTCAGTTATGTTTCTCACCTATGTATAGTGCCAATACATTTGTACATGATCATACTTATAGGAACaag GTTGTACAAGATTTGTCTTCCACTGAAGACCATCCCCTGATTGTTCAATTTTGTTCAAACTCAGCTGAGAATTTCTTGGAAGCTTCCAAGTTGGTTGAAGGATTATGTGAGGGAGTGGACCTTAACCTTGGATGTCCACAACATATAGCTAAGAGGG GTCACTTTGGCGCTTACTTACAAGAAGATTGGGATTTGATCATTGAGATTATTTCAAccacaaaacaacatattGGTATCGGGGTAACTGCCAAGATCAGAGTTTTTAATGAG ATTGACAAAACAGTGAAATATGCCCAAATGTTGGAAACTGCcggttgtgacatcatcacagTACATGgaagaacaagagagcaaaAAGGTCCCAACACGGGCCTTGCTAGTTGGGATCATATCAAAGCTGTTAA AGATAACGTAGACATCCCAGTTTTCGCAAACGGAAACATCCAGTATTATTGTGACattatgaggtgtatggaaacTACAGGAGTAGATGGGGTGATGGTGGCTGAAGGAAATCTCACTAATCCCATGATATTTCAag atttaTCCACGCCATGCAATGTATACGATGTAGTGGAAGAATATTTTGCTCTTGTTGCGCAATACCCATGTCCTTTATCAAGTGCAAGGTCGCATATGTTCAGAATATGGGCAAGAACACTATTG ATCCATAAAGACATGCGAGAAAGAATAGGATCAGCAAACAACATAGATATGTTAAAGGAATGTAACGAAGTATTGAAGCAACGGTGTTTAAGTGAG GAGATGGAATCACCCATGTGTGACATGATTGACAGGTCACTCCCACACTGGGTTTGTCAGCCATATGTTCGTCCTAACAG ACTTCCACAAGCCAACATTACAGTTAAAGAAACACCCGATgaagacacacatgttaaACCATCA AAAAATGAAATGAGACGATTACTTAAATATGAGAGAAAAGTAGAAAGTAAgagaataaaaagaaaaaaggaacATGAGAGAAGGAGAGAAAGGGAGAAGGCAATGGAAAAG GCAAGTGAAATTCAACTTTCTCGATTTGCTCGAAGTAATTTGAAAAGAAGAGAAGTTGATGAAAAAATGGAATCTGTGATGCGTAACGATAGTCACGCTCTGGTGGTTTGCGTTGATTTGTCATGGTCGCATTCTATGAATGATAAG GAGATCAACAAACTTGCAAGTCAGCTTGGAAGGTTATATGGAAGTAATAGGAAGGCTGAAGCACCCGCTCATGTTTATTTCACAG GTTTCAAAAAAGGGACTCTAATATGGAATGAATGCCATCGTAAACATAATGGATTTAAtgaatataagatatctatgacGGATAAATCACCTATAGAAATGtttaataatgaaaacataatttatttgtccCCTGACGCAGAAACTG CTTTATCAAATGTTGAGGCTGGCTCAGTCTACGTTATTGGGGGTCTAGTGGACGAAACAGTTTGTAAAAAGCTGACACTAGATGCTGCTACAGAGCATGGTATTTGCACTCGTAGGTTACCTGTTAAAGAATTCATGAAAAAATCTGGACGacataaaaattattcaaCTGTGTTTGCTGTGAACCAAG TTTTCGACATTCTGTTAAAATATCACTCTGCCAAAGATTGGGTTGAAGCTTTTAAACTTGGTGTTCCTCCGCGGAAGGGTTACGTGtttaatgatgacgtcatcacatcGTGA